The genomic window ATGTAGTTACAGCAACACATGATGTATTGAAACTAATAGGACTTGACCAAGGACTTGTTGCTGCTGCACTACAAATGGATCTTACCCAAACATAATACATCGTAGCAGGAGCCAGTCCGCTTATTGCCTGTGAATTTCCTGTAATACCCGTTATATTCGGAGCGGTAGTACTGGTAGGTGCTGTACTTGAAGTACTGTAGTACAACTCATATCCGTTACCCGGAGCAGTTGCCGGCGCAGTCCAGGAGATTGTAGCCCCGCTGGAAGTTATGCTGTTTGCCCCCAATGATGTAGGTTCCGCGCAAGCAGGAATTGCTTCTACTACAAAATCATCGATATGGAAATCTACATCAGGTGAAGTAGAGCTCGTACTTGCTACGAAGGCAATTTTAACTGTTCCGCTATATCCGGTAAGATTTACTGTTTCGGTCTGACCCGTGTTTGAATAAGATCCTGCACCGGTATATGTTTTTAAAATATTGGTATTGCTCCAGGTTGTTCCACCATCAGTAGAAATAATCATACGTACCAAATGTGTCCCAAGCGTAGTCTGAGAAGTTGTACCCGAGTAATTTGTAACAGCCATTTTGTATTTTACTCTGTAAACACCTGCGGTATTACCCAGATTAATCGGTTGAGAGATCAGCCAGTCGCCGGTATTGGTTCCATATAAATTGATTTTAACGCCAGCATTGGTTCCCGCATTTCCGAAACCTGTAGCAGACGCCCATTTACTGGCACCATAAGTCAGCGTAGAATTGGCCGCCACAGCCCCTTTAGCTACGCTCCAGCATGTTGGTACAAAAGAAGAGAACGCCTGATTGGCAGTCGGTGCATTTTCCACACCGCAAACGGTAGTGAAAACCCTCTCGCTACAAGTTGCGGAAGGTGTATTTGCTGTATAGCCGCTTACTGAATAATAATATTTTGTCGCCAAGTTCAGCGGAGATGCAAAAGTATAGGAAGTAACATTTCCTAGATCAACATTATTAAGAACATCAGTACCTCCTGCAGTAGTACCAACTCGCAATTTGTAACCGGTTACCCCATTAATTGAGGTCCAAGTTATTGTTGGGGTAGAACTTACATCCAGAGCACCACTAGCAGGAGCCGATACGGTAGGACATAAAGAAGGAGTGGCAAAAGTACCGGAACTTGACCATACACCTTTGTCTGTTGCATTACAGTTTCCTCTAATCCAATAGTAATAAGTAGTACCTGGAGTAAGTCCTGACAGATTAGCTGTAACGATACCGGCACCTGTTGAACTGGAAGGTGTGGTAGTAATAGTAGGAGCAGTAGAAGAAGTACTATAGTAATACTCATACCCGTTGCCTGGAGGCGTAGTTGAAGCAGCCCAGCTGATCGTTGCTGCATCCGGGGTAACTGCAGATGAAGTAAGGCCCGTAACTGTGCTGGCACAGTTGAGTGATGTTGTAAAAGATCCAGCCGTCACATATCCGTTACCTGTACCTGCTAGATTCGGTATATTGGAATATATAGATTGTACAGATCCGTTTAAAGCTTGTACCTGTACTTGATAAGTCGTATTTTGCGCTAAACCTGTAAGTGTAGCCGTAGTTGCTGAAACAGGATTTCCGCTGAAATTTGTCCAGTCACAGCTTCCTAGAACTCTGTATTGGATATTGTAAGCTGTTGCGCCGGTAGGAGCCGTCCAGCTCAGGGTTGCAGCATTATTGGTAACTGCTGTAGTAGCAGCAAAAGTTCTTACGGGTAGCTGAGTCCCTGGAGTCCAAGTATATTTTAAGCCTGTTGGGATTTTAACGTTAGCATTGGTAGTTCCTGAAAAAAGCATGGTGCTTGAATTCGCATTACCGGTTACGGCTTTAGACCAATCACATGTTGTTCCAGCTGGTACATTACCTACCATCAGGTTATTTACGTTTGAAGCATACGTTACAGAATTCCCTCTTATACCAACCTGGGGTGTTGATCCGGAAGTTGAAGTTCCTGGATTTGTATTGTTTCCATAAATAATATTAATTTCCCCTGTTGCATATACTAGATGAATCTGAAAATTTAACTTTTCAGTAGATCTGTTAAAATAATTAGCATGATCCTTATACTGAATTACAAATTCAGTTCCGAGATCCTGGTATCTGATTTCAGGAGCGGCGGTTGTATTGGTTGTAGGATCGGTTCCTGCGTCTTGCCCGAAAGCAGCAACAGCACCTAATGTACCGGTATCAAGCGTTGACAATGGTGTATAGTTTGTCGTTGACGGAGCAGCACCAAAAGTTATGAATCCATTCGTGCTGATATAACAGGTTGTAACAGTAGTCTCACCAAAAGGAAAAGGTGAACTCAGAGTAATTGCAGAAGAAACAGTATTATCATAGGTTCCTGAAGCAAAAACGGTCCCACCCGTTATAGGAGTATACGTAGCGCCCGTACTCTTGGCAAAAGAATAACCGGCGATGTTAGTCTGTGCAGAAAGCCCTACGCCCAAGGCCATCACACCGGTGAGTAAAAATTTTTTCATTATATAGCAAATTAAAATTAGGGCTGCTAAGATATAAATAAACCATAAGTAATTCACTAAACCTTTACTTATTTTATTAATTCACTAAACAAAGAAGAATATCAAGAGTAGAAAGATAAACAAACATTTAATTTTATTATCAAAATAACAACTTAAATAAATAATATAAAATACTGAAGCACAGTATTTTAAAATTACACATATATTAGCAAATTACTCTATTACTACATTTTTAAAAAATTATGCATCGCATTATTTTTCTTTACATAATTAAATAAAAAATAGTGGCAATTTTTAGCCACTATTTAGATTTATGTTTAAAAATTAAAGTAAAATCGCTTTTTAATTTAAATAAAACTCATATTTATTCAACAATTGAATTTCCTTGATCAACTCACCACTCAGATTGACGGAATGCTTCATCGACTGTACTTCAAGGTGCTCCACTTTTGAATCCTCCTCGACATTTTTAATGTAAAATTTCAGCTTCTGATTTCCTTGATTTTTCTCAAGCACATTTCTGAAAAAATGCAGATCTTCGGGACGGAAATCCATCACGTCCATCACCAGCGAGATGCTTTTCGCGAACCGTTCAAATGCTTCCTGAAGCTCAATAACCTCATTTACATTCACGAACACCCGGCCGTCCTTCACCTGGGCAAATTTAATTTTAAAAATAACGAACCGCTGAACTTCGAGCTTTTCTTTCAGTTTCATATAATCCCGGTCCCCTAAACGGAAAGAATACGATCCTGAATAATCTTCCAGGGTGACAAAAGCCACTTTCTCACCGCTTCTGAATCCGTCCTGTACACGGTATTCGGTAATAAGTCCGGCTACGGTATACTCTTTTCCTGCACCTCCGTTTTCTCTTTCTTTCTGCAAGGTTTTCCAGTCTTTTTTCTTTTCTTCAAACAGTTCTTCCTGCTTATTGGCAAAAGCCTGCTCTTTGTAGGCATCCACCTCATCAAGATTCAGAAAATGGAAAACCCCTTTCGGTTCTGCTTTTTTGGTGATTTCTTCTATAATTTCCTCTTCGCCGGTAAGCAGTTCGTCGGAAACGATTTCCACGAGGCTGGCAACATCTTCAGGCGCTTCCTGCTCCAGAATCGGAACCTCATCTACCACCAACTTTACTTCTTCATCTTTTTCCAAGACCGCTTTTTTGGAAAGCTGCCCCTGCATAAACTGGAACTGATATTTAAATTCATCCAGCGGGTGCGCAGAGAGGTAGAAGCCTATGGTTTCTTTTTCTTTATTCAGCTTATGCATGTTTGGCCATTCCGGGCACGGCGCAAGCTTGGGCTGTTCAATCTGGACTTCCTCGGCAAAATCTGCAAACAGGGAAAATTCCATTTCGTTCTTGCTTTCCTGGAAGCTCTGTCCGTAGCGGATCAGCCGTTCCAGGTTAGTTTTTCCTGCCATATCAATATCGAAATATTGTCCGCGGTGGAATGAATCCAATTCATCGAAAGCTCCGGCAAGCACCAAACTTTCCGCTACCCTCTTGTTCATCTGGGAAGGCACGATTCTCTCGAAAAAATCATAAATATTTTTAAATCTTCCATTCGTCCTTTCCTTGGTGATCGCCTCACTCGGCCCCTCCCCGATTCCTTTGATGGCTCCGAGACCGAAGCGGATCTGCCCTTTCTCGTTTACTGAAAATTTATACTGCGATTCATTTACGTCCGGCCCCAATACATCAACCCCCATACTCTTACAATCTTCCATGAACATGGTAATCGATTCGGTATTGTTAATGTTGTTGCTCATCACACTCGCCATGTACTCTGCCGGATAATTGGCTTTAAGAAAAGCCGTCTGGTAAGCAACAAAGGCATAACAGGTGGAGTGGGATTTGTTGAAAGCGTATTCGGCAAAAGCCTTCCAGTCGTTCCAGATCTTTTCCAGACGGGTCTCGTCCAGATTGTTCTTTCTTCCGCCCTCAATAAATTTAGGGTACATTTTATTCAGAACGTCGATCTGCTTTTTACCCATGGCTTTTCTCAGCGTATCGGCTTCACCTTTTGTAAAGTTGGCCAGCTTCTGAGACAGCAGCATTACCTGCTCCTGATATACGGTAATTCCGTAAGTTTCCTTTAAATATTCTTCAGTTTCCGGTAAATCGTAAACAATTTCTTCAATCCCATGCTTCCGGTTGATGAAATTCGGGATATATTTAATAGGCCCTGGACGGTATAAGGCGTTCATGGCGATAAGGTCGGCAAAAACCGTCGGTTTCAGTTCCCTCATATACTTTTGCATCCCGGGACTTTCGTACTGGAAAATCCCGATCGTTCTTCCTTCTTTAAACAGCTGATAAGTTTTGGTATCATCCAGAGGAATCTCATCAGGGTCGATATCTACCCCATGTCTTTCTTTTACCAGCTTCAAAGCATCTTTAATGATAGTCAGTGTTCTGAGCCCCAGGAAGTCCATTTTCAGAAGGCCGGCACTTTCTGCCACCGAGTTATCGAACTGAGAGACCAAAATATCGGCATCTTTTGCCGCAATGGTTACAGGCACCAGGTTACTTACATCTTCAGGCGTAATTATAACCCCACATGCGTGAATCCCGGTATTCCGGATACAGCCTTCCATCTTTTTCGCACTGGCCAAAACACTGTGCCGCGGATCGGAAGAACTGTCGAGCACCAGCCTCATCTCATCAACAAGCATCTGGTCTTCCGGTCTTAATTTATCATATTTAGACAAAGCCTTCGCGATATTCATTCCGGGAACGGAAGGAATAAGCTTGGCAATGTTGTTGGTATCGGGAATCGGGAGATCCAAGACCCTTCCGGCATCTTTAATGGCCGATTTACCCCCCAGAACAGAGTAGGTAATGATCTGCGCCACCTGATTCTGACCGTATTTATCGATTACCCATTTGATAATCCTGTCACGGCCTTCGTCATCGAAATCGATATCGATATCCGGCATCGAAACCCTTTCCGGATTCAGGAACCTTTCAAAAAGGAGATCGTATTTAATCGGGTCCACATTCGTAATTCCGATACAGTAAGCCACCGCAGAACCTGCTGCAGAACCCCTGCCCGGTCCTACCCAGACACCCATATTCCGGGCTTCGTTACAGAAATCCTGTACGATCAGGAAGTAGCCGGGATATCCCGTGTTGGCAATAACCTCAAGTTCGAAATCGAGACGCTCTTTAATTTCGTCGGTGATTTCAGCATATCGTTTTTTTGCACCTTCATAAGTTAAATAGGTAAGATAAGCCATCTCTCCTCTTTTTCCGCCGTCAACATCATCTTCCGGATGAATGAATTCCTGTGGAATATCGAACTTCGGAAGTAAAACGTCGCGCTTTAGGGTATAAGGTTTAAATTTGGCAAAAAACTCCTCATAAGCATCGAAAGCATCCGGATAAGCCAGAAAAGCCTCTTTTATCTCATCGGAATTTTTGATGTAATATTCTTCCGTTGCAAGCCCCCTTCTTTTTCCAAAACCTTTTCCTACCGGAGTCGAAAGCTTTTCACCGTCTTTGATACAGCTTACGATATCCTGAATATTCGAGTCGTCTTTATTGGTATAAAACGTTTCGTTCTGGGCTAAGATCTTAACGTTGTACTTATCGGCAAAATGCAGCAATACATCATTCAAGTGCTCTTCTTCAGGCAGCTTGTGATTCTGAAGCTGAACGTAGAAATCATCTCCGAAGGTATCCTTCCACCAATTTGAAAAGCTCCTCACCTTTCTGTTCTCCGGTATTTAAGATCGCATCAGGAATATCTCCGTGGATCCCGGAAGTCAGCGCAATAATTCCTTCTTTATACTGCGCGATAAGGTCACGGCTCACCCTCGGCACCCCGAAATAGAAACCTTTCAGGAAACCGATACTGGAAAGCTTCGCTAAGTTTTTATACCCGTTAAAATCTTTCGCAAGAAGAACAACCTGTGTTCTCCTATCCGGATCATCTTTGGTAAACTGCTTCTGCTCGTAACGGTCTGAAATGTAAAATTCGCAGCCCACCACGGGGATCAACGGTTCTGAAACCGGCTCGGGATCGTTGAATTCCGTTCCGTTTTCTTCCGCTTCCTGTTTTTTGGCTAAATATTCCTTATGTTTTTTTGCGCGGTCGCCATTTGCCCCTTCCACGGCAGAAACAAATTTAAATGCTCCCATCATATTTCCAAGGTCCACCATACCGACGGCCGGGAAATTATTATCGGTTGCTTTTTTAATTAAATCGTTAATGCTTGAAGTAGCGGTAAGGGTAGAGAAAACACTGTGGTTATCGAAATTGAAATATTTCCCCAGATCGATCTCATCAATGCTTCCGAAATCCTGCTGCTTCTTTTTATTGTTGAAATCCGCAACCTGCCTTCTGATGACAATATTGAAGGGTTTGATCGGATCCGGATGCAGTGTTTTGAAATAGGTCAGCTGATCCTCGGAAACCTTTAATATTTCGGCAGGAATAATCCCGATCCTCATCATTTCAAAGAACACCTGCGCCGTCGCATTTACGTCGGCTGCCGCGTTGTGGGCTTCGTCAAACTTATGCCCGTACAGTTTTTCGTAGAGCTCCTCCAGCTTCGGAGATTTGTATCTGCCGCCTTTTCCTCCGCCAAGCTTGCAGAAATCGGTTCCCAGAAGCATCGTATCTGCTTTCGGCTTTTCCTGGAGATTGTCTTTTATATTTTTCCTGTAAAATTCGGCACCGACAATATTGTAATCGAATTCAACATTGTGTCCGGAAACTACTCTTACCTTTTCAAGTACTTTAGAAAATTCGTGCAGTATTTCTTCAAGATCACGCCCCTCGTCGTTGGCGATTTTTGTTGTGATCCCGTGAATTCGCGCCGCGTTGAAGGGAATATCATATCCTTCCGGCTTTATAATATAATCCTGATTTTCTATTAACGTCCCGTTATCATCATGCAACTGCCATGCAATCTGAACCATTCTTGGCCAGTTGTCTGAGTCTGAAAGCGGAGCGTTGAAATTCTTTGGTAAACCTGTGGTTTCTGTATCAAAAACTAAATACATGTATTATTTCAGCTTTTATTTAAAAAGAGAATGTAAAGTTACTTCATTTTTTTGACGTTACAGACAAAATTCACTTGTTTTTAAGGGTTTTGGAATCTCCATTTTAAGTATTGGTAAAAGCATCAGCTGACACATAAGATCAGCTTTTAAAATTAATAAAGAAATCATTAAGATTAATTAAAATTTAATTAAGATCTGTGGTATACAGCCTGTTTCGTTATCGATAATTCTGAATCTTCTCTACATTTGTAATGAAATATCTACATAATCGCTAACGGCATGAAAAAACATCTAATTCTGGCAGGTACCTTGTTCTGCCTTTCCATGTATGCACAAAAAGGCAACGAGAATTTAAGAAGAGAATTTGAAAAGCAGAAAGTAGAAAATGAAAAAAAGTTTGATGCTTATGCTGCAAAAGTTTACGGTAAAAACCCGGACAATACAACACAGAAAAAAATAGATTCGTTAAAATCCCGTCTTGGCGGCTTTCACTTTGATATTCCTTATTTTCTTCAGGAACAGGATACCCGCCAGCTGATGAATTCCAATTCGGACCAGCTCAACACGGCCGGGAATGTTTCAGGACTTGCCGGCTCTTTTAACGGAGAAAATATTAAATACACCATCTTCGACGGTGGGAGGATCTACGAAGCCCATACGGCATTCAATAATGCACCAGGAAGGGTTACGAACAAGGAAGACAGCTCGCAAAGCTACTCTGATCATTCTACGGGAGTCGGGAGTTTTGTAGGTGGAAAAAGTGTGCCTCTATCCAACAGCAGCGGAGTCTCGGTAGGAAATGCCAAGGGAGTCGCCAGCAGCTCTACCATGGACAGTTATATGTTCAGTACCACTACCCTGCCGGGCGATACTTCAACCAGCACGGTCTATCAGAAAATACAGACCTCCCAACCCAATATCTCGAACCACTCGTACGGAATTAATGCCGGCTGGAATGAAAATTACGACAGCAATGGAAATATTTCTTCGTACGTCTACAACGGTTCCAAAAGCGGAGGCTCTTTTTATGATTTTCAAGGGACCTACGATTCAAACGATTACAATTATGATGCGCTGGTATACACCAATCCTTCATTTATTATCGTAAAATCTGCCGGAAATTATTTCGGAATGGGGCCTAACGGAACAGGCTCTACTGCTCCTAAATATTATAAAACGTCCAGCGGGCAAACTGCCTTCAGTTCCAGTGATACACTCCCAGCCAATAACTGCTCCCTTGGCTATGACTGTATCGGTCCCGGATCACTGGCAAAAAATATTATTGTAGTGGGCGCTACGGATATCATCAGTACCAATAATTACCGTTATACAGCATCTTCCGATGTGGTGCATTCGGACTACAGCAGTGCAGGCCCGCGGGATGACGGCGGTATAAAGCCGGATATTTCTACGGTAGGAACTGATGTTCTGTATGCTTCAAGTTCTGCCACCGGGAGCAGCGCCTG from Chryseobacterium sp. SORGH_AS_0447 includes these protein-coding regions:
- a CDS encoding fibronectin type III domain-containing protein, which produces MKKFLLTGVMALGVGLSAQTNIAGYSFAKSTGATYTPITGGTVFASGTYDNTVSSAITLSSPFPFGETTVTTCYISTNGFITFGAAPSTTNYTPLSTLDTGTLGAVAAFGQDAGTDPTTNTTAAPEIRYQDLGTEFVIQYKDHANYFNRSTEKLNFQIHLVYATGEINIIYGNNTNPGTSTSGSTPQVGIRGNSVTYASNVNNLMVGNVPAGTTCDWSKAVTGNANSSTMLFSGTTNANVKIPTGLKYTWTPGTQLPVRTFAATTAVTNNAATLSWTAPTGATAYNIQYRVLGSCDWTNFSGNPVSATTATLTGLAQNTTYQVQVQALNGSVQSIYSNIPNLAGTGNGYVTAGSFTTSLNCASTVTGLTSSAVTPDAATISWAASTTPPGNGYEYYYSTSSTAPTITTTPSSSTGAGIVTANLSGLTPGTTYYYWIRGNCNATDKGVWSSSGTFATPSLCPTVSAPASGALDVSSTPTITWTSINGVTGYKLRVGTTAGGTDVLNNVDLGNVTSYTFASPLNLATKYYYSVSGYTANTPSATCSERVFTTVCGVENAPTANQAFSSFVPTCWSVAKGAVAANSTLTYGASKWASATGFGNAGTNAGVKINLYGTNTGDWLISQPINLGNTAGVYRVKYKMAVTNYSGTTSQTTLGTHLVRMIISTDGGTTWSNTNILKTYTGAGSYSNTGQTETVNLTGYSGTVKIAFVASTSSTSPDVDFHIDDFVVEAIPACAEPTSLGANSITSSGATISWTAPATAPGNGYELYYSTSSTAPTSTTAPNITGITGNSQAISGLAPATMYYVWVRSICSAAATSPWSSPISFNTSCVAVTTLNENFDTTATGSLPVCWTSIGSNLTYATVTASSAVSAPNALYIYTFGTSTGMAATPELSNLQSGNYTLQFKGRANFTAGGIVQIGYLTNPADTSTFVVLGSYTSTSTTAVDNYSLDITGVPAGVNKLVFRHTGTPANSVLIDDITYQLNPSLATSETSVRNNGIKVYPNPFFDVLNISDVSNIKNILIADVAGRLVKTIANPSAQLHLGELQKGIYLVILEMKDGSKQMIKTIKK
- a CDS encoding S8 family peptidase, with amino-acid sequence MKKHLILAGTLFCLSMYAQKGNENLRREFEKQKVENEKKFDAYAAKVYGKNPDNTTQKKIDSLKSRLGGFHFDIPYFLQEQDTRQLMNSNSDQLNTAGNVSGLAGSFNGENIKYTIFDGGRIYEAHTAFNNAPGRVTNKEDSSQSYSDHSTGVGSFVGGKSVPLSNSSGVSVGNAKGVASSSTMDSYMFSTTTLPGDTSTSTVYQKIQTSQPNISNHSYGINAGWNENYDSNGNISSYVYNGSKSGGSFYDFQGTYDSNDYNYDALVYTNPSFIIVKSAGNYFGMGPNGTGSTAPKYYKTSSGQTAFSSSDTLPANNCSLGYDCIGPGSLAKNIIVVGATDIISTNNYRYTASSDVVHSDYSSAGPRDDGGIKPDISTVGTDVLYASSSATGSSAWAQGSGTSFSAPVVTGIIGLWTQIYKQLFNNALLNAASAKVLTVHSASEAGNIGPDPLFGWGFINAKKGAELLVGKANNTVVFNNETLISGVKNNKIITATGSEPLKVTVSWTDPEYTPNYQYVSDVYNNRTSKLINDLDIRIIDTTNNTIYYPWKLNATSPMTPATKADNTVDNVEQVVLDNPVAGRIYRVEVGNKGTLVDDSGNPAPQNYSIMVTGLTQQSVLGTGEVVKDNGIIIAPTITKDYVKVLKAPARSAFTVYDLSGKKLQTGTVKGSEESIDLSSYVKGIYIIEVKTGSNIISKKVIKE